A region from the Altererythrobacter sp. H2 genome encodes:
- the aguB gene encoding N-carbamoylputrescine amidase, with translation MREITVAALQLGLGSDDEQTNIDAVSELVEQAAARGADIILPPELFSGPYFCKVEDETLFALARPLAEHPSVIAMRKLAAKLKVAIPTSFFERDGHHYYNTLAMIDPRGEIMGTYRKSHIPDGPGYEEKYYFRPGNDGFKVWDVCGTRIGVGICWDQWYPECARVMALMGAELLFYPTAIGSEPYDADLDTSRMWRRAMQGHAVSNCMPVIAANRIGSEGDSPAAQSFYGHSFIANEWGDMVCEFASEESGVLVATLDLDQAAIHRAGMGFFRDRRPQLYGRIAEDI, from the coding sequence ATGAGAGAAATCACTGTCGCCGCCCTCCAGCTTGGCCTCGGCTCTGACGACGAGCAGACCAATATCGACGCCGTGTCGGAACTGGTCGAGCAGGCCGCCGCGCGCGGGGCGGACATCATCCTGCCGCCAGAGCTGTTTTCCGGGCCCTATTTCTGCAAGGTGGAGGACGAGACGCTCTTTGCGCTCGCCCGCCCGCTGGCCGAGCACCCGAGCGTCATCGCCATGCGCAAGCTGGCGGCGAAGCTGAAGGTCGCCATCCCGACCAGCTTCTTCGAGCGCGACGGGCACCACTACTATAACACCCTGGCGATGATCGACCCGCGCGGCGAGATCATGGGCACCTATCGCAAGAGCCACATCCCCGACGGGCCGGGGTACGAGGAGAAGTACTATTTCCGCCCCGGCAACGACGGGTTCAAGGTGTGGGATGTTTGCGGAACCCGGATCGGCGTCGGCATCTGCTGGGACCAGTGGTACCCCGAATGCGCCCGGGTGATGGCGCTCATGGGGGCCGAGCTGCTGTTCTACCCCACCGCCATCGGCAGCGAGCCCTATGACGCCGATCTTGACACCAGCCGGATGTGGCGCCGCGCCATGCAAGGGCATGCCGTCAGCAACTGCATGCCGGTGATCGCCGCCAACCGCATCGGCAGCGAGGGCGATTCCCCCGCCGCACAGAGCTTCTACGGCCACAGCTTCATCGCCAACGAATGGGGCGACATGGTGTGCGAATTCGCAAGCGAGGAAAGCGGGGTGCTGGTGGCGACGCTCGACCTCGATCAGGCTGCCATCCACCGCGCCGGGATGGGGTTCTTCCGTGACCGGCGACCGCAGCTCTACGGGCGGATTGCCGAGGACATCTGA
- a CDS encoding class I SAM-dependent methyltransferase yields the protein MTKTNFALTSALAAALAALAAPAMADNHGHHAGHAATHGSAPGKAMDHSKHDPAMFMQHHGEALSGALNHPSRAEDRARDKFRNPGEVLAFFHVAPHMKVGEYAPGGGWYSRLLGHYLGGEGQLVGIYANPLTASSDPARQQRIRDSAAGFAAEVAGYTGLPADKFAGLTLDSIPDDQKGTFDRILVIRSLHGITRAGTADTEIRAMRELLKDDGMIGVVQHRAKADAPWSYANGTRGYLRQADVIAFMELNGFELVGSSEVNANPMDTADHPEGVWEMPPVQATKREDLKDKGESDRMTLLFKKRP from the coding sequence ATGACCAAGACGAACTTCGCCCTGACCAGCGCGCTCGCCGCCGCACTGGCCGCTCTCGCCGCCCCGGCCATGGCCGACAACCACGGCCACCACGCAGGCCATGCGGCGACACACGGTTCTGCACCCGGCAAGGCAATGGACCATTCGAAGCATGATCCCGCCATGTTCATGCAGCACCATGGCGAGGCCCTGTCAGGCGCACTCAACCACCCCAGCCGCGCCGAAGATCGCGCCCGTGACAAGTTCCGCAACCCGGGGGAAGTGCTCGCCTTCTTCCATGTCGCACCGCACATGAAGGTGGGTGAATATGCTCCCGGCGGCGGCTGGTATTCGCGCCTGCTGGGCCACTATCTGGGCGGAGAAGGCCAGCTTGTCGGCATCTATGCCAACCCGCTGACCGCCAGCAGCGACCCGGCCCGTCAGCAGCGCATCCGCGATTCCGCCGCCGGTTTTGCCGCGGAAGTGGCAGGCTATACCGGCCTTCCGGCCGACAAATTCGCGGGCTTGACGCTCGACTCTATCCCGGACGATCAGAAGGGCACGTTCGACCGCATTCTCGTCATCCGCAGCCTGCACGGCATTACCCGCGCCGGCACCGCCGACACCGAAATCCGCGCGATGCGCGAACTGCTCAAGGACGACGGCATGATCGGCGTGGTCCAGCACCGTGCCAAGGCCGATGCGCCATGGTCCTACGCCAACGGCACCCGGGGCTACCTGCGCCAGGCCGACGTGATTGCCTTCATGGAGCTGAACGGCTTCGAGCTGGTCGGATCGAGCGAAGTGAACGCCAACCCGATGGACACCGCCGATCACCCCGAAGGGGTGTGGGAAATGCCCCCCGTCCAGGCCACCAAGCGCGAAGACCTGAAGGACAAGGGCGAAAGCGACCGCATGACGCTGCTGTTCAAGAAGCGTCCCTGA
- a CDS encoding SIMPL domain-containing protein: protein MIWTHARTFLAGTAALSLAACAPAKDDARGVDRSETLLSVSASGQAESRPDRAQFQAGIETWARTAKEASQANGRKITEIVAALRELGIAEADIQTRAVNVQRIDWGDRKGQFQASNVVEVTIRDVSKASDAVLAATEAGANIISGPNLSMSDPEATANIAYASAYKAARKRAEAYAEAADMEIARVLYIRDAGGSQGQTWLRGADAAYESAAMAPPPPPVNAVPRPEQGGAGMMVGSTRSDVTIQVDFALKAK, encoded by the coding sequence ATGATCTGGACCCACGCGCGCACATTTCTCGCCGGAACCGCGGCGCTTTCGCTGGCAGCTTGTGCCCCGGCCAAGGACGATGCCCGCGGGGTCGATCGCAGCGAAACCCTGCTGTCAGTGAGCGCCAGCGGTCAGGCCGAATCCCGGCCTGACCGCGCGCAGTTTCAGGCGGGCATCGAAACATGGGCCCGCACCGCCAAGGAGGCGAGCCAGGCGAACGGTCGGAAGATCACCGAGATCGTGGCCGCCTTGCGCGAACTTGGCATTGCCGAAGCGGACATCCAGACGCGAGCGGTCAACGTGCAGCGGATCGACTGGGGTGACCGCAAGGGCCAGTTCCAGGCCAGCAACGTGGTCGAAGTTACCATCCGCGATGTGAGCAAGGCGAGCGATGCGGTCCTCGCCGCGACCGAAGCAGGTGCCAACATCATATCAGGCCCAAACCTGTCGATGTCCGATCCCGAGGCGACTGCGAACATCGCTTATGCCAGCGCTTACAAGGCGGCACGCAAGCGGGCGGAAGCCTATGCCGAGGCGGCCGATATGGAGATCGCGCGGGTGCTCTACATCCGCGATGCAGGCGGCAGCCAGGGCCAGACCTGGCTGCGCGGGGCTGATGCCGCTTACGAGTCCGCCGCGATGGCTCCACCTCCGCCTCCGGTCAATGCCGTACCGCGGCCCGAGCAGGGCGGAGCGGGCATGATGGTCGGAAGCACGCGGTCGGATGTTACGATCCAGGTGGACTTCGCCCTGAAGGCTAAATAA